CCAGTTCGTGTCTGCTGCGGAGTCGTTGTCGTACAGGGGATTCCGGGCCGTCGGCCGGCTCAACCTCGACGCGACCTGGTACGTCACCAAGGAGGTGGCGGCCCGCTCGATGATCCCCGCCGGCTACGGCAAGGTCGTGAGCATCACGATGTCGCCGCACCGCGGGACGCCGGGCATGGCGCACTCGTCGGCGTCGCGTGCCGCGGTCGAGTCGCTCATGCGCTCGCTGGCCAACGAGTGGGGACCGCACGGGGTGCGCTGCGTCGCCGTGGCGCCCGGGTACGTGCACACCGACGCGCTCGAGCGCTACGGCGTCGACCTCGCCGCGCTGGCCACCACGGTGCCGGTCCGGGCGCTGCAGTGCGCCGACGACGTCGCCGCCCTCATCGGGTTCCTCGCCTCGCCCGCGGGCGACTACATCACCGGCACGACGATCACCACGGACGGCGGCATCGACGTCGCCGCCGGCACCGGC
This genomic stretch from Frankiales bacterium harbors:
- a CDS encoding SDR family oxidoreductase, with product MSAPTHPEALAALADGCLDGRTALVTGGGTGIGRATTLLLARLGAQVAVSGRRQELLDETAALAAAAGAAHPVTVVPCDVREPEQVDAMLDSVLAALGRIDVLVNNAGGQFVSAAESLSYRGFRAVGRLNLDATWYVTKEVAARSMIPAGYGKVVSITMSPHRGTPGMAHSSASRAAVESLMRSLANEWGPHGVRCVAVAPGYVHTDALERYGVDLAALATTVPVRALQCADDVAALIGFLASPAGDYITGTTITTDGGIDVAAGTGPVPSS